The Sporocytophaga myxococcoides genome contains a region encoding:
- a CDS encoding M16 family metallopeptidase, with protein MIRRIFLLFLFPLWVLGQPSKYVTERHSSGEYTFETVTNDPLKTRIYTLKNGLKVYMTVYKDAPRIQTYIAVRAGSKNDPATNTGLAHYLEHILFKGTSKIGTKDWAKEEPLLKEIENLYEAYRTTRDENQRTRLYQKIDSTSLLAANFSIPNEYDKMLSNIGATGTNAYTFLEQTVYVNDIPSNSLERWAEIESERFSIVVPRLFHTELEAVYEEKNRGLDNDRRKVYEAMMAGLFQKHQYGTQTTIGTVEHLKNPSITEIKRYFERYYVPNNMAICMSGDFDPEKAIRIIDKSFSKLKEKAVSPFVPPTESPIKSPEKINVYGPDAENLTMAFRFNGIKGQEVKQNFIPDFYYLKLISLLLTNGQAGLIDLNLNQRQKVLSAFAYDMALNDYSIFVMGGRPKQGQSLEDLKILLLAQLDSLKKGKFEEWLIKASINDIKMSQMKSYESNKARADAFVESFITGEPWKRSVEETDILSSITKEQIIEFVKQRFDSNYVAVYKFTGTDTTIKKVPKPQISPVPVNREDHSPFFEFVMNQPSDSIKPVWIDFNKELLQFQTKTKLPVTYKKNTENDIFTLSYVWDIGREHSPKYGLAVSYLDYLGVKGLSSEELKKEFYKIGCSYSFSMSADAMYFTLTGLQENFSQGLKLFEKILKTPQEDPGAYKDLVERSLKARKDNKLNKDIIFRSGLVSYAKYGPHSPFTSILSEEQLRSMNPSELTDIIKSLNSIKHRVLYYGPTDATKLNKSLTSIHKCGTTLEAPPAPEKFTLKDINENEVLWANYEMVQGEVIFLSKSITYDKTILPRVALFNEYFGGSMSSIVFQELRESRALAYAVKSRYENAWRKDDPNYISSYIGTQADKIKEAIDGMLELYEDMPQSEVLFKNAVTSIIENVNTQRITKFSVISEYERLKKLGINYDIRKEVYEKIKTLSLSDLKDFHDKYYRNQKKAYVIIGSKDRIDFEKLSKYGKVRELKLEELFGY; from the coding sequence ATGATCAGGAGAATTTTCCTTTTATTCCTATTCCCGTTATGGGTATTGGGACAACCTTCTAAGTATGTTACAGAAAGACATTCTTCGGGTGAATATACTTTTGAAACAGTTACAAATGATCCACTGAAAACCAGGATATATACTCTGAAAAACGGATTGAAAGTGTATATGACAGTATACAAAGATGCTCCAAGAATTCAGACATACATCGCTGTAAGAGCAGGAAGCAAAAATGATCCTGCAACCAATACCGGTCTCGCACATTATCTGGAACATATACTTTTCAAAGGCACTTCAAAGATCGGAACAAAGGACTGGGCTAAAGAAGAACCTTTACTAAAGGAAATAGAAAACCTTTATGAAGCATACAGGACAACCAGGGATGAGAATCAAAGAACAAGGCTATACCAAAAAATAGACTCCACTTCTCTACTTGCAGCTAATTTCAGTATTCCCAATGAATATGATAAGATGTTAAGTAACATTGGAGCTACTGGAACTAATGCTTATACATTTCTCGAACAGACTGTTTATGTAAACGATATTCCTTCTAACAGCCTGGAAAGGTGGGCTGAAATTGAAAGTGAACGTTTCAGCATCGTCGTTCCTCGACTGTTCCATACTGAACTTGAAGCTGTTTATGAAGAAAAAAACAGAGGGCTGGATAACGACAGGAGAAAAGTATATGAGGCTATGATGGCAGGACTTTTCCAAAAACATCAATACGGAACCCAGACGACTATAGGAACAGTAGAGCATCTGAAAAATCCTTCTATAACAGAAATAAAAAGGTATTTTGAAAGATATTATGTGCCTAATAACATGGCAATATGCATGAGCGGTGATTTCGATCCTGAAAAAGCGATCAGAATCATTGATAAAAGCTTTAGTAAGCTAAAGGAAAAAGCAGTTTCTCCATTTGTCCCTCCTACAGAAAGCCCGATTAAGAGTCCTGAAAAAATTAATGTTTACGGACCTGATGCAGAAAACCTTACTATGGCTTTCAGATTCAACGGCATAAAAGGACAAGAAGTTAAACAGAACTTTATTCCTGATTTTTATTATTTAAAACTAATAAGCCTGCTCCTTACCAATGGACAGGCAGGTCTGATAGATTTAAACCTTAATCAGCGGCAAAAAGTACTTTCGGCTTTTGCTTATGACATGGCATTAAATGATTATTCTATCTTTGTAATGGGAGGAAGACCGAAACAAGGTCAGTCTCTGGAAGATCTTAAGATATTATTACTCGCCCAATTAGATTCATTAAAGAAAGGAAAATTTGAAGAATGGTTAATTAAAGCCTCTATCAATGATATCAAGATGTCTCAGATGAAGTCTTATGAAAGTAATAAAGCCAGAGCTGATGCATTTGTAGAGAGCTTTATTACAGGAGAACCATGGAAGAGAAGTGTGGAAGAAACCGACATCCTTTCATCTATTACCAAAGAACAAATCATAGAATTTGTAAAGCAAAGATTTGATTCAAATTATGTGGCTGTTTATAAATTTACAGGTACTGATACCACTATCAAAAAAGTACCAAAGCCTCAAATATCCCCCGTACCTGTAAACAGAGAAGATCACTCTCCTTTCTTTGAATTTGTAATGAATCAGCCCAGTGATAGCATTAAGCCTGTCTGGATAGATTTCAATAAAGAATTATTACAATTCCAAACTAAGACTAAACTACCTGTTACATATAAAAAGAACACCGAAAATGACATATTTACGCTTAGCTATGTATGGGATATCGGAAGAGAACACTCCCCAAAATATGGACTTGCTGTCAGTTACCTTGATTATTTGGGAGTAAAAGGTTTATCAAGCGAAGAACTGAAAAAAGAGTTTTATAAAATAGGATGTTCCTATTCTTTCTCTATGTCTGCAGATGCTATGTATTTCACGCTTACAGGACTGCAGGAAAATTTTAGCCAGGGACTAAAGCTTTTTGAAAAAATACTTAAGACCCCGCAGGAAGATCCTGGTGCTTATAAAGATCTTGTAGAAAGGTCACTAAAAGCGAGAAAAGACAATAAGCTTAACAAAGACATCATATTTCGTTCAGGTCTTGTAAGCTATGCCAAGTATGGTCCTCATTCTCCATTTACTTCAATCCTTTCAGAAGAACAACTCCGTTCCATGAATCCGTCTGAACTCACTGACATCATAAAAAGTCTGAATTCTATAAAACATCGTGTTCTATATTATGGACCAACTGATGCTACCAAACTCAATAAAAGTCTAACCTCTATTCATAAGTGCGGTACTACATTAGAAGCTCCCCCAGCTCCTGAAAAATTCACACTCAAGGATATAAACGAAAACGAGGTACTATGGGCTAATTATGAAATGGTGCAAGGTGAAGTTATTTTCTTATCAAAGTCAATTACCTATGATAAAACCATACTTCCGCGGGTAGCTTTGTTTAATGAATATTTTGGTGGCAGTATGAGCTCTATCGTATTCCAGGAATTAAGAGAATCAAGAGCTTTAGCTTATGCAGTAAAATCAAGATATGAAAATGCATGGAGAAAAGATGATCCCAATTATATATCATCTTATATTGGAACTCAGGCAGACAAGATTAAAGAAGCAATTGACGGAATGCTGGAGCTTTATGAAGACATGCCTCAATCAGAAGTGTTGTTTAAAAATGCAGTGACTTCAATCATAGAAAATGTGAATACACAGAGGATTACCAAATTCTCCGTTATATCAGAATATGAAAGACTGAAAAAACTGGGGATCAATTATGATATCAGAAAAGAAGTTTACGAAAAGATAAAAACGCTGTCACTTTCTGATCTTAAAGATTTCCATGACAAGTATTACAGAAACCAAAAGAAAGCCTATGTTATCATCGGATCTAAGGACAGAATTGATTTTGAAAAGCTTTCAAAATACGGCAAAGTAAGAGAGCTGAAACTGGAAGAGTTATTTGGGTATTAA
- a CDS encoding DNA polymerase III subunit gamma/tau produces MENFVVSARKYRPTTFETVVGQSHITTTLKNAIKNKHLAQAFLFCGPRGVGKTTNARILAKTINCENITSEIEACNECESCKSFNNNASFNVHELDAASNNSVDDIRNLVDQVRYPPQYGKYKIYIIDEVHMLSNAAFNAFLKTLEEPPKYAIFILATTEKHKIIPTILSRCQIFDFSRISVKDIASHLERIAEKESIKAETQALHLIAQKADGALRDALSLFDLIVTFSSDNTVTYKCTIDNLHILDYDYYFKMTDLLNRQDVSGALLVYDEILRDGFDGHNFIIGLGEHLRNLLVCKDAATLKLLEVSDEVKQKYGSQAEATSISFLMSCLNIISGCDLQFKNSKNPRLLIELALMKMAFLNQAINLGAELRAMPEELKKKADTVNNTGSGAPAEALSESKTNIGPAAPKPAAAEKSELKSTIKLPSLKDLQKGADTKVPEKKTETVSASDLITVNKPIDPKELMKYWQEYAMMLRNEGKMNEYFIIDRAYDLVDGNIIKIKLDNFIQQDQINEMRASLLDFLRSKISNKTLQLEAELSSQDEVKLIYTPKEKLNYLTQKYPIIDELRKRFGLESEF; encoded by the coding sequence ATGGAAAATTTTGTTGTTTCGGCAAGGAAATACCGTCCGACTACTTTTGAAACAGTTGTCGGTCAGTCTCATATAACTACAACGCTAAAAAATGCCATTAAAAATAAGCATTTAGCACAGGCATTTCTCTTTTGTGGACCAAGAGGAGTCGGTAAGACTACTAATGCCCGTATTTTAGCCAAAACAATCAATTGCGAAAACATTACCTCTGAAATTGAAGCATGTAATGAATGTGAATCATGCAAAAGCTTTAATAACAATGCGTCATTTAACGTACACGAGCTCGATGCCGCTTCTAACAACTCTGTTGATGATATCAGAAACCTTGTAGACCAGGTAAGATACCCACCTCAGTACGGAAAATATAAAATCTATATCATAGACGAGGTTCACATGCTCTCCAATGCGGCTTTCAATGCATTTCTTAAGACACTGGAAGAACCTCCGAAATATGCTATCTTTATCCTTGCAACGACTGAAAAGCACAAGATTATACCAACCATTCTTTCACGTTGTCAGATATTTGATTTTAGCAGAATCTCCGTAAAAGATATTGCATCCCATCTTGAAAGAATAGCTGAGAAAGAATCTATTAAAGCCGAAACCCAGGCATTACACCTGATTGCTCAAAAGGCAGATGGAGCTCTGAGAGATGCGCTTTCTCTGTTTGACCTGATCGTTACCTTCTCTTCCGATAACACAGTAACATACAAGTGTACAATAGACAATCTTCATATTCTTGATTATGATTATTATTTCAAGATGACAGACTTACTGAATCGTCAGGATGTATCAGGCGCATTGCTTGTATATGATGAAATTCTGAGAGATGGGTTCGACGGCCATAACTTTATTATCGGACTAGGTGAGCATTTGCGTAACTTACTTGTATGCAAAGACGCTGCAACACTCAAACTTCTTGAAGTATCAGATGAGGTGAAACAGAAATATGGTTCTCAGGCAGAAGCAACATCTATTTCATTTCTTATGTCATGCCTGAATATTATCAGCGGATGTGATCTTCAATTCAAAAACAGCAAAAACCCGAGACTTCTGATAGAATTGGCGCTTATGAAGATGGCCTTTCTAAATCAGGCTATAAATCTTGGTGCTGAACTCCGGGCAATGCCTGAGGAGTTAAAAAAAAAAGCTGATACAGTAAATAATACTGGATCCGGGGCGCCTGCAGAGGCGCTTTCCGAATCCAAAACCAATATCGGTCCAGCAGCTCCCAAACCCGCCGCTGCTGAAAAATCAGAGCTTAAATCAACGATTAAGCTTCCCAGTCTGAAAGATCTCCAAAAAGGAGCCGACACTAAAGTACCTGAAAAGAAAACCGAAACAGTATCAGCATCAGATCTGATCACTGTAAATAAGCCCATTGACCCGAAAGAACTCATGAAATACTGGCAGGAATATGCCATGATGCTGAGAAATGAAGGAAAAATGAACGAATACTTTATTATTGACAGAGCATATGATTTGGTGGATGGTAATATTATCAAAATCAAACTTGATAATTTCATCCAGCAAGATCAAATAAATGAAATGAGAGCTTCTCTGCTTGATTTTCTGAGAAGCAAGATTAGCAATAAAACCCTCCAGCTTGAAGCTGAACTCTCCTCTCAGGATGAAGTAAAGTTAATTTACACTCCAAAAGAGAAGCTAAACTACCTTACCCAGAAATATCCCATCATTGATGAATTAAGAAAAAGATTCGGTCTTGAATCTGAATTCTAA
- a CDS encoding alkaline phosphatase D family protein: MKAFIANLFILLLSLSSMVFAQNGLLHSGPMPGFSGKNHVLIWLQTKEPATAYLKYWISKNTAGYLLSPEIVSDKESGNTFHFDIRNLKSGERYQYEVYINNIRQELEEPLYFRTQFDSAVSEEFSFATGSCAYTKEPDTESEEYRGIYNIYNSIADLKPDFMLWLGDNVYFENTDIASKQGMLHRYTFSRGNPYLQKLLRTSHHYAIWDDHDFGPNDADSSFKNKAISNEMFNLFWCNNDLTRFNRNNSIANIFSWNDADFFLLDDRTFRAPAKSARANKQLLGKEQIEWLIKELKGSKASFKFIAMGGQMLNPDKVFENYSRYKKEWKYFLSELDKSGVGGVILLTGDRHFSEVTMMPRENNYPLYELTSSPLTSSIAKREMGHNKLRIEGSLTAERNFSIITIGGEGEKRFVNMISYSNSGKPLWERKIYKSEIY; encoded by the coding sequence ATGAAAGCTTTTATTGCTAATCTTTTTATATTATTACTATCTCTTTCATCAATGGTTTTTGCTCAGAACGGACTTTTGCATTCCGGACCTATGCCGGGCTTTTCAGGAAAAAACCATGTGTTAATCTGGCTTCAGACCAAAGAGCCGGCAACTGCATATCTCAAATATTGGATATCTAAAAACACTGCAGGTTACCTGTTGAGTCCCGAAATAGTATCCGATAAAGAAAGTGGAAATACTTTTCATTTTGACATTCGAAATCTTAAATCTGGAGAAAGATATCAGTATGAGGTATATATAAATAATATAAGACAGGAGTTAGAGGAACCCTTATACTTTAGAACACAGTTTGATTCTGCAGTTAGTGAGGAGTTCTCTTTTGCAACTGGGAGTTGTGCATATACAAAAGAACCTGATACTGAAAGTGAAGAATATAGAGGTATTTATAATATTTATAATTCTATTGCGGACCTTAAACCAGACTTTATGCTTTGGTTAGGCGATAATGTATACTTCGAAAATACTGATATTGCAAGTAAACAAGGAATGTTGCATAGATATACATTCTCAAGAGGTAATCCTTACTTGCAAAAACTATTAAGAACTTCTCATCACTATGCCATCTGGGATGACCATGATTTTGGACCCAATGACGCGGACAGCTCTTTTAAGAACAAAGCCATAAGCAATGAGATGTTTAATTTATTCTGGTGCAATAATGATTTAACAAGGTTCAATAGGAATAATAGTATTGCAAATATATTCTCGTGGAATGATGCAGACTTTTTTCTTCTTGATGACAGGACATTCAGGGCCCCTGCAAAGAGTGCAAGAGCAAATAAACAGCTGCTGGGAAAGGAGCAGATAGAATGGCTCATTAAGGAACTTAAAGGAAGTAAAGCATCATTTAAGTTCATCGCCATGGGAGGCCAGATGCTGAATCCTGATAAGGTATTTGAAAATTACTCGAGATATAAAAAGGAATGGAAGTACTTTTTAAGTGAGCTGGATAAAAGCGGAGTAGGAGGGGTAATACTCCTGACAGGTGACAGACATTTTTCTGAAGTTACAATGATGCCCAGGGAAAATAATTATCCCTTATATGAGCTGACAAGTTCTCCTCTTACCTCCAGCATAGCGAAGAGGGAGATGGGACATAATAAATTGAGAATCGAGGGCTCTTTGACTGCTGAAAGGAACTTCAGTATAATTACTATTGGTGGTGAGGGAGAAAAACGATTTGTTAATATGATTAGTTATTCAAATAGCGGAAAACCATTGTGGGAAAGGAAAATTTATAAATCTGAGATTTATTAA
- a CDS encoding YbhB/YbcL family Raf kinase inhibitor-like protein — protein sequence MQIISPAFRNGERIPLEYTCEGASINPELQFLDVPENAQSLVLLFEDPDAPTKIWAHWVVFNMSADCKGISKNSEPDGIEGISSGGTLGYEGPCPPAGEHHYIFRLFALDNKPAIPEESDRRMLLNYIKGHVIEEATLIGTYERQKTKAGAVNRNSKQ from the coding sequence ATGCAAATTATTAGTCCGGCTTTTAGAAACGGAGAGAGGATTCCTCTTGAGTATACGTGTGAGGGAGCAAGTATCAATCCCGAGTTACAGTTTTTGGATGTTCCAGAAAATGCCCAAAGTCTGGTTTTGTTGTTTGAAGATCCGGATGCCCCGACAAAAATATGGGCTCATTGGGTTGTCTTTAATATGTCAGCTGATTGTAAAGGAATTTCAAAGAATTCAGAGCCTGACGGGATCGAAGGAATATCTTCCGGAGGCACTCTTGGCTATGAAGGGCCATGTCCGCCTGCGGGAGAACATCATTATATCTTCCGTTTATTTGCATTGGATAACAAACCTGCCATTCCTGAAGAGTCAGATAGGAGAATGCTTTTAAATTATATTAAAGGGCATGTGATAGAGGAAGCAACTCTTATTGGAACCTATGAACGGCAAAAGACAAAGGCAGGAGCAGTGAACAGAAACAGCAAACAGTAA
- a CDS encoding sigma-70 family RNA polymerase sigma factor: MRQLKITQSLTNRDSSTVEKYFNEVSKAELLTPDEEAILAKKVREGDEAALERLVKANLRFVISVAKQYHYGDIPLNDLINEGNIGLIKAAQKFDETKGFKFISYAVWWIRQSILDALSKNGRFVRLPLHKIMERSKIKQFSSAFEQKFEREPTPEEVAEHVDCKPQEVVDLNPIGDKPTSLQAEFDDGEGCMLDILKHSNSSNPDQDLMFDSVRKDIDRILKKLSEREREVILRFFGLGREYSESLEDIAASMGLTKERVRQLKECALRKLRSGVKPELLTAYF; this comes from the coding sequence ATGAGACAGCTTAAAATTACACAATCTTTAACAAACAGAGACAGTTCTACGGTAGAGAAGTATTTCAACGAAGTGTCAAAAGCAGAACTTCTGACACCGGATGAAGAAGCAATTCTTGCAAAGAAAGTAAGAGAAGGAGATGAGGCCGCTTTGGAAAGATTAGTAAAAGCCAATCTTCGTTTCGTTATATCTGTAGCGAAACAATACCACTATGGAGATATACCTCTTAATGATTTGATCAATGAAGGTAATATTGGCCTTATTAAAGCTGCTCAGAAGTTCGATGAAACAAAAGGGTTTAAGTTTATTTCATATGCAGTATGGTGGATCAGACAATCTATTCTGGATGCTTTATCCAAAAATGGAAGATTTGTAAGGTTACCATTGCACAAGATTATGGAACGCTCTAAAATTAAGCAATTCAGTTCAGCATTTGAGCAAAAATTTGAGCGTGAACCAACACCTGAGGAAGTTGCTGAACATGTTGACTGCAAACCTCAGGAAGTGGTGGATTTAAATCCAATAGGAGATAAACCAACATCACTTCAAGCTGAGTTCGATGATGGAGAAGGTTGTATGTTAGATATCCTGAAGCATTCAAATTCATCTAATCCTGATCAGGATCTGATGTTTGATTCTGTAAGAAAAGATATAGATCGTATTTTAAAAAAACTTTCAGAAAGGGAAAGGGAAGTTATACTTAGATTTTTTGGACTTGGCAGGGAATACAGCGAATCATTGGAAGACATCGCAGCATCTATGGGGCTTACCAAAGAGAGAGTGCGACAGTTAAAGGAATGTGCATTACGCAAGCTTAGATCGGGGGTAAAACCGGAATTGTTGACAGCATATTTTTAG
- a CDS encoding HepT-like ribonuclease domain-containing protein translates to MAMVSEDRIRLLDMADSIREIQSYIGRDDFSEFSISDNERQAVIEQLVMIGGASAMLSDEFRDKYGEIDWDMLKGLQYANFDETLELDLHPLWRIAQEDLPDIMNQILDLAAVVEGDKDLADVTLNEEDLKDNQSIQEEITSRINVDKNVRLEDESFNPPLEMDMVVKKVRPRKIGSNRDSLKMPKHMKKKEAKKFSSETPSFEHHEEEHLPFGAGIADEEIRKNVESIHKGTKGTIDDNEIENTDLKGFDRSDD, encoded by the coding sequence ATGGCAATGGTAAGTGAAGATAGAATCAGGCTTCTGGATATGGCCGATTCCATAAGAGAAATACAAAGTTATATCGGAAGAGATGATTTCTCGGAGTTTAGTATTTCAGATAATGAAAGACAAGCAGTAATTGAACAACTTGTTATGATTGGTGGAGCCTCTGCAATGCTGAGTGATGAGTTCAGAGATAAATATGGAGAGATCGATTGGGATATGCTGAAAGGCTTGCAATATGCGAATTTTGACGAAACCCTTGAGCTTGATTTGCATCCTCTATGGAGAATTGCTCAGGAAGATCTTCCGGATATTATGAACCAGATTCTGGATCTTGCAGCTGTAGTTGAAGGCGACAAAGATCTAGCGGACGTTACCCTTAATGAAGAAGATTTAAAGGATAATCAATCCATCCAGGAGGAAATTACATCCCGAATAAACGTTGACAAAAATGTGCGCTTGGAAGATGAAAGCTTTAATCCTCCGCTTGAAATGGATATGGTTGTGAAGAAAGTCCGCCCAAGAAAAATCGGAAGCAACAGAGATTCTCTGAAAATGCCTAAACACATGAAGAAAAAAGAAGCTAAAAAATTCTCAAGTGAAACACCTTCTTTTGAACACCATGAAGAAGAGCATTTACCCTTCGGAGCAGGAATCGCAGATGAAGAAATCAGGAAGAATGTTGAATCAATTCATAAAGGCACAAAAGGAACAATTGATGACAATGAAATTGAAAATACAGATCTCAAAGGTTTTGACAGATCTGATGATTAA
- a CDS encoding metallophosphoesterase — translation MQLSFEEDALILIAGTGQLPERVKHKVTGIDDPKLLQRLEKGLLTFLHIISPDFDAILYLAKVAKKNFVPFHVLGKVDRNNPDKVINFKVRKKLRRQGVKNVYLTDDLKEWNALSFRLKRMRTRMCNEHGPFDFIGDIHGCYEELNALLDKLGYVTTDAIKNSTLQKKYFHPDKRKLVFLGDMVDRGPASDKVMELILELNDQNIAYAVLGNHDEKFLRYLKGNPVRVNSGLERTIRQFERKSEAFKNNVIRFLKVLPSHYVLDDGRIIAVHAGIREDMQGKDKREIKDYCVFGEPGETKKDDGLPVRQDWGRDYNGKAKVVYGHTPVKEPFWINNSIDIDSGCVFGGKLTALRYPEMELISVNAFDTYSSGVDFVDFRKEWNLKD, via the coding sequence ATGCAGTTATCTTTTGAAGAAGATGCATTGATTTTAATTGCCGGAACCGGACAATTACCAGAAAGGGTAAAGCATAAGGTTACTGGTATCGACGATCCTAAACTCTTGCAACGGTTAGAAAAGGGATTGTTGACTTTTCTTCATATTATCAGCCCTGACTTTGATGCGATCTTATATTTAGCAAAGGTTGCAAAAAAGAATTTTGTCCCCTTCCATGTGCTTGGTAAAGTAGATCGCAACAATCCTGATAAAGTAATTAATTTCAAAGTAAGAAAAAAGCTACGAAGGCAGGGAGTAAAGAATGTGTATCTTACTGATGACCTAAAAGAATGGAATGCTCTTTCATTCAGATTAAAAAGGATGCGAACCAGAATGTGTAATGAACATGGCCCTTTTGATTTTATTGGAGACATTCATGGATGTTATGAGGAGCTGAATGCTTTACTTGATAAGCTTGGTTATGTTACTACAGATGCTATAAAAAATAGTACTCTTCAAAAAAAATATTTTCATCCTGATAAAAGAAAATTAGTTTTCCTGGGAGACATGGTGGACAGAGGGCCGGCAAGTGACAAGGTAATGGAACTTATTCTAGAATTGAATGATCAGAATATAGCTTATGCTGTCCTTGGAAACCATGACGAGAAATTTTTACGCTACCTGAAAGGTAATCCTGTCAGGGTAAATAGTGGGCTGGAAAGAACAATAAGACAGTTTGAGAGGAAGTCTGAAGCATTTAAAAATAATGTAATACGTTTTCTGAAAGTCCTGCCTTCTCATTACGTCTTGGATGATGGGCGTATTATTGCTGTTCATGCGGGTATCAGGGAAGATATGCAGGGGAAGGATAAGAGAGAAATAAAAGACTATTGTGTTTTTGGTGAGCCAGGAGAAACGAAAAAAGATGACGGACTACCTGTAAGGCAGGATTGGGGCCGAGATTATAATGGGAAAGCTAAAGTTGTATATGGACATACTCCGGTAAAAGAGCCGTTTTGGATTAATAATTCTATAGATATCGACAGTGGATGTGTCTTTGGGGGAAAGCTTACTGCACTTAGATATCCCGAAATGGAACTTATTTCGGTAAATGCTTTCGATACATATTCTTCGGGAGTTGATTTTGTGGACTTTAGAAAAGAGTGGAATCTGAAGGATTAA
- a CDS encoding DUF2721 domain-containing protein yields the protein MKDVSLALTILTAMITPAVLILATTSLIVATSQRLGRNIDRARNLSERLIRNLFTKKALSEKEHVYNQLNKVTRRTRLLQRAMTILYVALSDFVATSICIGVVEIVNIRFTWLPLVLGIIGSGLVFYATLLLISESGIALIAVREEMNYVLDVGTEKFNSRHEEDDI from the coding sequence ATGAAAGATGTATCTCTTGCATTAACTATACTTACAGCCATGATCACACCTGCCGTGCTGATTTTGGCTACCACTTCGCTTATTGTAGCTACCAGTCAGCGCCTGGGCAGGAATATTGATCGTGCCAGAAACCTGTCTGAAAGACTGATCAGAAATTTATTTACCAAAAAAGCACTATCGGAAAAAGAACATGTTTATAATCAGTTAAATAAGGTTACACGAAGAACAAGGTTATTGCAAAGAGCTATGACTATACTCTATGTAGCTTTGAGTGACTTTGTTGCTACCAGTATATGCATCGGCGTTGTGGAAATAGTGAATATCCGTTTTACATGGTTGCCTTTGGTCCTTGGGATAATTGGTTCAGGATTAGTATTCTATGCAACTCTGTTGTTGATTTCAGAATCAGGTATAGCATTGATTGCCGTAAGAGAAGAAATGAATTATGTTTTGGATGTCGGAACTGAAAAGTTCAACTCCAGGCATGAGGAAGATGATATCTGA
- a CDS encoding LiaF transmembrane domain-containing protein — translation MKKDNCSNMQNSSIDAFWSALFFIGIGAVLLFKNLEILILPSYVYTWKMLLISFGVYNILLRNWMFGLTMAAIGTFFILPEALNIPKLEFGKIWPAIFILIGLGIFFKMIFPKKKVLIDFKRDSTIDITEENYMETTVIFSGAEKQISSYDFKGGKVTAIFGGAEIDLTNCYLSKENNVINIVAVCGGLTLVVPHEWNVRSELVTIMGGFEDKAAPKDKNAYIDPAAEIVLKGTLVMGGVEIKRG, via the coding sequence ATGAAAAAAGATAATTGTTCAAATATGCAAAACTCATCTATCGATGCTTTCTGGTCAGCCCTGTTTTTTATTGGTATCGGAGCCGTTCTATTATTTAAGAACCTTGAAATATTAATACTACCTTCTTATGTATACACCTGGAAAATGCTTTTGATTTCTTTTGGTGTTTATAATATCCTGCTCCGAAACTGGATGTTCGGTCTTACTATGGCTGCAATTGGCACTTTCTTTATATTACCCGAAGCGCTGAACATTCCAAAGTTAGAGTTTGGGAAAATATGGCCGGCAATTTTCATATTAATAGGCTTAGGTATTTTCTTCAAAATGATCTTTCCAAAAAAAAAAGTATTAATCGATTTTAAAAGAGATTCAACAATAGATATAACTGAAGAAAATTATATGGAAACTACTGTCATCTTTAGCGGAGCTGAGAAGCAAATTAGCTCGTATGATTTTAAAGGGGGAAAAGTAACAGCAATCTTCGGAGGTGCTGAAATAGACCTTACCAATTGCTACCTTTCCAAAGAAAACAATGTAATTAATATTGTTGCAGTCTGCGGAGGTTTGACACTGGTTGTGCCACATGAGTGGAATGTTCGTTCTGAACTGGTTACAATTATGGGAGGTTTTGAAGATAAAGCAGCACCTAAAGATAAAAATGCTTACATTGATCCTGCTGCAGAGATTGTGCTTAAAGGAACTTTGGTAATGGGAGGCGTTGAAATTAAAAGAGGGTAA